Part of the Pseudothermotoga sp. genome, ACCCAAACTACCCACGCTCACAACCGTGAGGTTCAGCTTTCGCTCACACAACAGATCAACGAGCCGATCGACGAGTGGATCATTGCTACCCACGAAGAGCACCATGTCGTCGATGTAGCGCTTGGAACTCTCCAGTTTTATCAAAACTTTTTGTCCTTCCTCTATGACTTCCTCACCTTTTGGAACAACGAGTGTGCCGTTCATCCTCGAGAGCGATGACATGACCGCAGATCCTCTCTTAAGTGGAACGAAGACGTACCTTTCTTTGACTTTCGCCACCACACCCCTCACGATCTCGTCTTCACCCACAAAAGAGTGCACACGTCTCACAGACTCGGCTTCGATGAAATCTGCTTCACAATCCCTTCGACCGTACCATTCATCGATGATCGGTTGAACGATCCTCTCAAGCACCGTGAAACACGACGAGGGGAAGCCAGGTAGCCCGATCACTGGCTTTTTCTCCACGATGGATAGAACGGTTGGCTTGCCAGGACGAAGGTTTAAACCGTGCGCGAACACCTCACCCGTTTTTTCGAGTAACCTATAGACGAAATCCTTCTCCCCGGCGGAAGAACCACCTATGAAGAGTAGCATATCGCTCTTTGGTAAGAACGTGTGCAAGGTTTCTTCCAACATTCTCACATCGTCCTTGACGATCTGAAAAACTTCCACTTCTGCTCCCAGCTTCTCCAAGAAAGCTTTGACGAGCGACGAGTTGGTCTCAGGTATGAGACCTTCTTTGAGCTCTGCGGTTGGATCGACGATCTCGTCCCCCGTTGGCACGACCACACACTTCATCTTCTTCAACACATCGACTTCGAACACCCCAGCGGCGAGGAGCAGAGCCAGGTCTTGTGGGGCAAGGCGATGGTATCTTGGAAACAACATGTCGTACTCCACGACGTCTTCACCGATCACCCTGACGTTGTGGAACTGTGGTACAGGTTCAAAAACTTGAACTGAAGAATCTTGCAAAAAATGAACATCTTCTATCATTATCACCGCGTCGAAACCTTCGCGGATAGGTTGACCCGTGTTGACGAATTCGTATCGATCCTTCGCCAACTTCTTCGGTGCGTGCTTGGAGGCGCCGATCGTATCGACGCTCCGAACGGCGATACCATCCACGGCTGCCGCATTGTAGTGTGGTACACTTCTATGCGCAAAAACCGCTGAAGCGAGCGTTCTATCGAGCGCGTCCCTCGTTTTGACTCTTTCCACTTTTCGTTCGAAAAAACCAACGTCCCTCAATCGTTCTAGATAACGCTTAAGTACTTGATCCAAATCCATTTTCTTTAGGTATATCTTCCTCTCCAGAAGATCGCACCTCCGAATAACATTCTACTCCGCAACGTGGTAATATGTAACTTGGGAGCGGATGAGAGTGAAATTCTCAACTTTACAAGTAAACCAAGAGTACGAGACGATGTTCATGGTCACAGAAGAAATGGTGAAAGCCTTCGCGGAGATCACGGGCGATAAGAATCCCATACATTTGGATGATGAGTATGCAAAGAACACACGTTTTGGAAGAAAAATCTGTCATGGTATGCTCGTAGCCTCGCTGATCTCGAAGGTCCTTGGTATGGATTTCCCAGGTCCAGGAACGATTTTGGTTAGGCAGCAGCTGACTTACAGGGCTCCCGTGTTCGTTGGTGAAGCTGTGAAAGTTCATGTGCGTGTGATCGAAAAAAAGGAAGAGAAGAAAAGAGCGATCCTTCAAACGAACGTTTTGAAGATGGACGGTTCTACTGCCATCGAAGGACAAGCTGAGATCTTGATCGAACAGTGAGACGGTACGGCCAGCATTTCCTCGTATGTGAGTGGGTGGGCCAGGAACTTTCAAAATTATTGGATCCTTCCAGAGAAGATACAATCGTAGAGATAGGATGCGGAAAAGGCTTTTTAACGAGTTTCACCGCCAAACTCGGTTGTCGACTGCTTTGTTATGAAATCGACGAGACATTGGTTGAAGAGTTCAAAAGGAACGTTTCTGGGAACGTCGAGCTGAGGTTGAAAGATTTTCTGAAAGTGTCGCCAAACGAGATCGAAGGAGCACAGTTGTGCTACGGAAGTATACCTTATCAGATATCGTCGAAAATCATCCGTAAGGTGATCGAACTGGGTTTTAAAAGGTGCATCTTCATCGTCCAAAAAGAGTTCGCAGAGAAGCTCGCTCACGGTCGTGATAAACGGAGATTGACGTTCATCACCGCTTTAACTCAGACTTATTTCGATGTTCGCGTCCTTTTCCACGTTCCAAGAACTTGCTTCGATCCTCCTCCGAAGGTGGATTCGACCATGGTCGAACTCGTCAGGAAACGGACGCCGCTCGATTTGAAAAGGTATGAGGAATTCCTCAGAAGACTCTTTTCGAGACCAAACAAAACGCTCAAAAATGCACTCAAAACGTTGTCTATAGATTACCAGGGGCCTTTTGAAAACGTGCGAGTTTTCAACGCGAATGTTGATCAAATAGTTAAAATTTATTTGGAGTGGTGTTATGACGAGGGCGGAACTTTTCGAAACGGTCCTCAACTCCATAGTTGAAGGCATCATCATAGTGGACAGAGATGGAAAGGTAGTTTACATAAACAGACAAGCCTCGATCATACTCGGTATTCCACCTTCCAGCGCTATCAACAAACATGTGGTCGACGTGATACCGAACACGAGGTTGCACATCGTTGTTCAAACGGGCAAGGCCGAGATAGATCACATTCAAAACATAGGCGAAGTCAAAATAATAACCTCGAGGATACCCATCAGAGACCAACAAGGTAACGTCATAGGTGCCGTAGCGATATTCAGAGACATCACGAGCGTTCAGAAGATGGTCGAAGAAGTCACAAACCTTCGAGAAATGGAAGCACTCTTGAAAGCGATCATAGAATCCACCAACGATGCCATATCTGTTGCCGATGCCGAAGGAAAGATCGTGATGGTCAACAAGGCTTACACGAAAATAACGGGATTCTCAGCACAGGAAGTGATAGGCAAACCCGCCACGATAGACATCGCAGAAGGAGAAAGCATGCACATGAAAGTTGCGCAAACGAAACAGCCCATCTATGGGGCCAGGTTGCTGGTGGGTCCAACGCGCAAAGAAGTTGTGGTGGACGTGACACCTCTGTTCGTCAAGGGTGAATTCAAAGGTAGTGTCGGTGTGATACACGATGTGTCGGAGATCGTACGTCTGAGCAGGGAACTCGAAGAAATGCGACGGATCATGAGACGTCTCAGCGCCAGATATACCTTCGAAGACATCGTGGCCGAGAGTGCGAAGATGAAGGCCGTGATAGAACAAGCCATGAAGGTGGCACACACGCCTGCAACGGTTCTGCTGAGAGGAGAAAGTGGTACAGGTAAAGAGTTGCTCGCACACGCGATACACAACGCAAGCGACAGGAAAGACCAACCTTTCGTGAGCGTCAACTGTGCAGCGATACCAGAAACCGTGCTGGAGTCAGAACTGTTCGGTTATGCACCCGGTGCTTTCACCGGCGCACGCAGGGAAGGTAAGAAAGGCTTACTCGAAGAAGCACACAAAGGCACCGTGTTTCTCGACGAAGTCGGTAAGATGCCTCTCTCATTACAGCCCAAACTTCTGAGGTTCTTGGAAACGAAGGAGATATCACCGGTCGGTGGAACAAAACCGATCAAGATAGATGTGAGGATCATAGCCGCAACGAACATGAACTTGGAAAAGATGGTGGAAGACGGCTCGTTTCTGCCGGACCTGTACTTCAGGCTCAACGTGTTCCCAATACACATACCACCTCTCAGAGAACGGAAAGAGGACATACCTGCACTCGTGCAGTACATCATAAAGAAGCTGAATCAGGAATATGGAAGGATAGTGGAGGGAATATCTCCAGAAGCGTTGCACAAGTTGATATCCTACGATTGGCCGGGGAATGTGAGAGAACTGGAGAACATAATCGGCAGGGCCATGATAACCATGGAACCCAGTGAGAGGTTCATCAGGGCTCACCATCTTCCACCGTTGAAGGTCAGTTACCAAACTCACGAGATCGCAGGTGAAGTGAAAGATCTGAAGCGCACACTGAGACAGTACGAGAAAAGTTTAATAACAAAATCTTTAGAGCAGAACGACTGGGATGTCCAAAAAACAGCCAAAGAACTCGGCTTGAGTGTCAGGACTCTTTATTACAGGATGAAACTTTTGCAGATCAGCAGGCCAACGAACAGGAAACGTCAGTTTTAAACTTAGCTAAAAGGTGAGGTAATTGACGAGTTTTAATATCTTCATGTGAGTCATCAAATTGCGAGGTGATACCATGCAGAAGTCAAAAAAGAATCTGAAGACTTTGTCTCAATACGAGCTGTTGAAACTCTTGAAGGACGGACAAGAGGGAGCCAAAGAGGAAGTCTTCAGGAGGATGTCTTTGGAAAACGGTGATGAAAATGGAAGAAAGCCAGAAAGCAACAAGAAGTCGTAGTTGCGTTGAGTTGAAGAACTTCTCCATGACCATAGACAACGTCCCTGTGCTTAGAGACATAAACCTTTCCTTCGAGGCAGGACAACTGACGGTCATATATGGTCCAAGAGGTGCAGGTAAATCCGCTCTGCTCAGATCCCTGTCTAGACTGAACAAGGAGATCTATGAGAACGTCGAGTGGGTTGGAGAGCTGTTGATAAACGAAAAGCCTGTACAAGTTTATGACAAAAAATTGCTCAGACAGATGGTCTCCTACGTGGAGCCTTCTTTCGTGGAGGCGATGGATGAACTCACATTCGCAGAATTCATCAAAATAACACTGTCCGAATCGAAGGCTTCCCTGGAGGACTTTGCCTCGGAACTCGATAGACTCGGTGTTCTGAAGTTCCTCAAGCGTGAACTCAAGACCCCCATAAGACAGTTCTACACCATGGAAAAAATCATGCTCCTACTCTTCACGGCGATCGTCAGAAAGTCTATCATCGTGGTGTTAGATTGCATACTGGACCATCTGGACGACGACACTCTGTCACCTGTCTTGAAGGAACTTTTGAACATAAAAGAGGACAGAATCGTGATCCTCAGCACCAGACAGAAAACGAGGTTCCTTCCGTTCGCAGATCAGTTTGTGACCATGAAGGATGGTAGAATCGAATACAGAGGATCAGCGAAAGCGTTCGTACTGGAGAGGTGAAACGTGAAGGTTGTAACCGTAACGTTGAACCCCGCACTGGACAGAGAGTTCATAATCGAAGGTTTCACCATCAACGATTACCACAGGATAAAGGATAAAAGTCACATGATCATGAGCCCCGGGGGTAAAGGTATAAACGTTTCCATCGCGTTGTCGAGACTCGGGGTGGCCTCCGTCGCCATCGGAATACTGGGAGGACACACGGGACGTGTGCTACTCACAGAACTGAACAAGATCAGCCCACTCATCAGTACGAGTTTTGTCCACATAGATGACGAAACGAGAGAAAACATCGTGATCGTAGATCCTGTGAACCACACGATGACGGCTATCAACTCTCCGGGACCGACTGTGGACAAAAGCGCAGTCGAATTGCTCCTGAAACGTTACGAGATTTTCCTCTCGCGTGCGGAAATCGTTGTGCTCTCCGGTAGTTTGCCACCCAACCTTGAAGGAGACATCTACGGAAAGATGACGAAGATGGCTAAGGAAAGGGGAAAAATGGTCTTCGTCGACATGATAGATGAATATCTGATCTCGGCTCTGCAGGTGAGCGTTCCAGACGTCATCAAACCCGATGTTAGGGGTAATCCGATCGTTCTTGGGACACGCTTGAACGACCTCGAAGATTATGTGGAAGCCGCCTCGAATCTTGTGAAAAAGGGATGTAAATTGGCCGTCATTTCTTTCCAACTCAAAAGCGATGTGGTTGCTACCCAAAACGGGGTTTGGTTGATCACCACGGACGAGGAAGTTGAACCAGAGAACGTGCTGGGTGCCGGTGATGCTTACGTTGCTTCGATGGTGTATAAAAAGTTGACCGATAAGAAAGCCGACATGGCGGAAGTAGCGAAGTTCGGTTACGCCGCTGCTCTCGCGAAAACGAAGAAACTACCCAAGGAGATGCCAGACTATGAGGAAATAAACGAAGCGATGAAGTTGTGCAAAGTGGAGCGCCTCAGATGAGACAGAGGTGGTGGAATGAGGGTTTACGATGTCATGACTAGGGACGTCACGGCAGTCACACAGGATGAAACAGTTGAGAATGTGATCAAGATTCTGGCAACACAATCTTTGAGCGGGCTACCGATCGTTGCAGAGGACATGAGAGTCATAGGTTTCGTCAGTGAGAGTGATATAATCCGTGCAGCTGTTCCTGGATACTTTTCCCTTCTTCAATCAACGACGTTCATTCCTGACATGAGTCAATTTTTCAGAACGATATCCAGAATAAAGGACAAACCCATCCGTGAGTTCATGGCTCATCCACCACTGGTCGTCAATGAAAACGCATCCTTGGTGCACGTTGCTGATCTCATGATCAGGCACAACGTGAAGATCCTCCCCGTGGTGGATGAACACGGTCGGCTCCTCGGCATGATAACGAGATCCAACGTCATCAGGGCGGCTATGGAAGGGTATCTATGAAAGCTTACGTAGCTTTTTTAGGTTGCAAGGTGAACCAGTACGAGACGGAACTCATAATAGAACAACTAGAACGCGCGGGGATCGTTGTTTCACCACAACCCATCAACGTCGATGTGTGCGTTGTGAACACATGCATGGTAACAACTGAGGCTGAGCGCCAATCCCGTCAAGTTCTGAGAAAACTCAAAAGGTTGAATCCAAAAGCCGTTGTCATTGCCGTTGGATGTTATGCACATTTGAATCCAAAATCACTCGCAGATTGCGGAGCCGATATTGTGCTTGGGAACGCAGAGAAAACGAAACTGACAGAGTACATAAACAACTGGTTCGAAACGAGAAAGCCAATTACCTTCGTATCGGAACCAGATTACCAGATCGATCAACCGGTGAAAAATTTCTTAGCTGAACGCGTCAGGGCTTATGTGAAAGTTGAAGATGGTTGCTATGAATTTTGTACATACTGTGTGGTACCCATCGCGAGGGGGAGAAAGATCAGAAGCAAAGACAAAGAATCCGTGCTTCAAGAAGTGAGGAATTTGGTCGCATCGGGTTATAAAGAGATCGTAATCACCGGGGTCAACCTTGGAAAGTATGGTCAAGACACAGGTACGAACCTTGCAGAACTCATCGAGTACATCCTGAACAACGTGAACGATGTTTTTCGCATCAGGTTGAGTTCGATCAACGTTCAGGACGTTTCGAACGATCTGGTGAACTTGTTCAAGTATCGAGATAAACTGTGCCCCCATCTGCACATACCTGTTCAGAGCGGTTCCAACCGAATATTGAAGTCCATGAATAGAAAGTACACCGTCGAGCAGGCTGTTTCTTTGTTCGAGCGCTTGCGCAGTGTCGATCCAGACTTCTCTATAACGACCGACATCATAGTGGGCTTTCCGGGAGAAACCATCGGTGATTTTGAGAGAACCCTCGCACTGATCAGCGAAGTCAAATTCGCTAGGGTACACGCTTTCAAATACTCCGAGAGACCCGGTACCCCCGCTTCTAAAATGCCACAGAAGGTACCGTCCGAAGAGAAGGATAGACGCATGAAATTGCTCAAAGAATTGGCAGATAAAACGGCCATGGAGTACAGGGCCGCGTCGGTTGGAAAGATCAGAACCGTGCTCGTAGAGATGAGCAAGAACGGGGTCAGCCACGGTTACGATGAATATTATGTTCGTCACGAGCTCGTCTCCATGAAACCTGGAAGTTTGACGAAAGTCGTGATCAGAAAGCCAAACGGTGTAGGGGTGGTGTCACAAGTTGTTGATCTGGAAAGGAACATGGCTCAGTAAGGATGAAGTTCAATTGAACATAGACGATCCAGGATTTCTGTACGGTGGGATTGCGTACGAAACTCTGCGAACCTACGATTTGAGGCTCTTCGCCGCGCGTTACCACTATGAAAGATTGCTCACGACTCTTTCTCATCTTGGTCTTGAACTTTCCATGGATTATTCAACATTCAGAGAGATACTGCGAGAAGGCGTCGAAAAATTGAAAAAAGAGTCTTCGATCAGAGTGATCGTTGTACCGAGGGGACGGTTCAGTGCCTTCGAATATGAACCAACCGGTTGCGAACTGATCGTCTATTTGCAGGAATTAAGATTACAACCTTTGAATTTTGTCAAAGTGAAAGTCAGCAACGTGAGGAAGATAGATCCATCCTCCACCCCTTCCGATCTGAAGGTCGTTGGTAGGACAGACATACTTTTAGCCAAAAGAAGCAAAGGCGATGCGTACGATGTTGTGATGCTGGGGAGTCACGGTCAGGTGTGCGAAGGAACTTTCAGCAACGTCTTCATCGTTAAGAAAGGCAAGGTCATCACCCCAAGTCTCGACAGCGGTATATTGCCTGGCATAACGAGGCTCAATGCCATAAAACTTTGTGAAAATCTAGCTATAGACGTTGAAGAAAGATGGGTTGAACCATCGGAACTTTACGGGGCAGACGAGATGTTCTTGACACACACAAGTAGAGGCATCGTGCCTGTGAACGAACTCGATGGCTGGCGTCGTTTCAACACCGAGCTGGGTAAATTTCTGGCAAGTAAGTTCGAAGATTTCATAAAGACTGTCGAGGAAAATTGGTTATGAAGAGATTGAGTGATGTGTTCGAAAACCTCAGCAAGTCAGATCCGCTCTTCAAACAATTGAAATTGAGATTGGTGCTCTCCGATCTTCCGAGCGTTCTCGGTGAGTCTTTGGCACACCACTGCCGTTTTGCAGGGTTCACTAACGGTGTGGTCTTCTTCGAGTGTGACAACGATCTGTGGTTGACGGAAGCGCGTTTCATGTCTAAAAAAATCGCAGAGAAGTTGAACGAAAAACTCGGTGAGCGTCTCGTCACGAACGTGGTCTTCAGGAGGGGTCGACGTGGTCACTGACTACAGACCGGAAGACATCAAAGTTCTCAAGGGATTAGAGGCGGTGCGTCTCAGACCTGGAATGTACATAGGATCCACTGGCAAGAGTGGATTACACCATTTGCTGTATGAAATCATCGATAACAGTATAGACGAGGTGATGGCGGGAGCTTGCGACAGAATGAAGGTCATCCTCCACAGCGATGGTTCAGCAGAAGTCGAGGACAACGGTCGGGGTATCCCTGTGGAAATCCATCCAGACACGAACAAGAGCACGTTGGAAACGGTGATGACCACTTTGCATGCGGGTGGAAAATTTTCAAACTCCGCTTACAAAGTCAGTGGAGGGCTCCACGGAGTGGGAGCCTCCGTCGTGAATGCCCTCTCCGAGCTGATGGAGGTGTGGGTGAAGAGGAACGGGAAGATATATTATCAAAGCTATTCTAAGGGTCGACCACTGTGCGAAGTGAAGGAAATCGGTGAAACTAACGAGCGCGGAACGACGGTGAGGTTCAAACCTGATCCTGAGATTTTCTCCACCACGGAGTTCGACCCGGACATAATCGAGAGCCGACTCAGAGAGCTGGCGTTTCTGAATCCCGGACTGACGATAGAGTTCGAAGATAGGATCAACGATTACAAGACCAAGATGAGGTATTCTGGTGGAATCAAGGAGTACGTATCTTATGTGATTAAGAATCTGAACTCAAAGCCGATTCACGACATCGTTTACATTTCGGACGTTCACGAAGACATCAAAGTGGAAATAGCGTTCGTTTACACCGCTTCTCAAGACGAAGAGATCCTCTATTCGTTCGTGAACAACATCCGCACGATAGATCACGGAACACACGTGACGGCTTTCAGAAACGTTTTAACGAGGTTGTTGAACGATTACGGTAGAAATTTGGGATTTTTGCGTAAAGACGATGTCTTCCAAGGGGAAGATGTGAGAGAAGGTCTAGTGGCTGTTGTGAGTGTTCTGATGCCCAATCCAGAATTTGAAGGTCAAACTAAAGGACGACTCGGAAGTGAAAGTGCGGGAACCGCAGTTTCCAAAGTCATGAGGGACCGTCTTGTGGAAATCTTTGAGGTCAACAAGAACCTTTTGAAAGCGATATTGGAGAGGGTCCAAGAGGCGAAGAGAGCAAGAGAAGCGGCGAGGAAGGTCAGAGAACTCGTGAAACGCAAAAGTGCCTTCGAAGGAGCTGCGTTGCCTGGAAAACTCGCCGACTGTGTCACAAACGATGTCGAAAAATCCGAACTTTTCATCGTTGAAGGTGATTCCGCCGGTGGATCAGCAAAACAAGCTAGAGACAGAGAATTTCAAGCGATATTGCCTTTGAGGGGAAAGATCCTCAACGTGGAAAAGTCGTCGATACAGAAGCTGTTGAGTAACGAACAAATAAAAGACATAATCGTTGCTGTTGGAACTGGTATCGGCGAAAAATTCGATCGGACGAAATTGCGGTACGGCAAGATCATAATCATGACCGATGCAGACATCGATGGGGCACACATAAGAGTACTACTGTTGACTTTCTTCTTCAGATACATGAGACCGTTGATAGAGGACGGAAGGATATACATAGCGGTCGCTCCGCTCTATAGAGTCCAAACTCCCAACAAAACACTGTATCTTTACAGTGATGATGAGTACCATACTTTGATGAAGCAGCTTGGCAGTTCAGATAAAGTCGAAGTGCAAAGGTACAAAGGTCTAGGTGAGATGAATCCTGAACAACTTTGGGAAACAACCATGAATCCAAATACGAGACGTTTAATTCGTGTTACGATAGAAAATGCGGAAGAAGCTGACGCTTTGTTCGAGATACTGATGGGGGAGGACACCATCGAGCGAAAGAACTTCATCGAGAGGCACGCGTTGAAGGTGACTTACTTGGATGTATAATTGTAAAAAAGCGACGCTGTCGATCGTAATATTTTGTTTATTTTTTGTTCTCGCGTTCGTGGTGGGGTCAGTGAGGATCGGAAGGACACCGGTGCAAGAAAAAGGTCGCTTCTTGGTGGCTCACAAAGGAAGATTCTGGTGGGTAGGGGAGAGTGGAAGGTTGGTGGGGGTCGCGAGGAGCGAAGACGTTCTATCGAGGGCTTACGTGAGTGGCCTAAAGATAGAGAACGCGAAAATAGATGAAAATACGCTCAAGCTCATATGGAAGCTGGAATCGATCTTTGAAGATCCGCACGTAGTTGAAGTGATCCTCGAGGAAAGAAAGGTTGTATTGCTCAAGGGTGTGACTGTGAAATTCAACGATTGGAACGATCTTCTGAAAAATTTACAGCTCTTACCTGAAGCGATCAAGAAGATGGAGCCCAAAGGGGAGTATTTTTTATCTTCCCAAGGGCTCTTTTACAAGTTAAGAGGTGGGGACAATGAGGAGAGGTGAAACTTATTGTCTGATCGATATTGGTAGTCATACGGTCAAAGGTGCGATTCTCGTTTACACACCACAAGGTCTGGAGGTGTTGGCGAAAGCTGCCATCAAGTCGAGGGGAATAGAAAGCGGTGAAGTGAAGGACGTGACCGCGGTCAACGAAGTGATCGAAGCTCTGATCGACGAGCTCGAGAAAGAATCGAGGGTCAGAAGGGCTGATTTCATAGTTTCGAGCAGTCACAGCAACGTCCAGCTGGTTGAACATCGAGCCGAGTTGGTCGTTTCGGAGAATGAGAAGAAGATCATCGATGAGTCGATCGTCGAATCACTCAGAACGTCCGTCGAAGAAGAACTGTCCACCAGCTACAGGGTGCTCCATTTCTATCCAAAGAGATACTTAGTCGATGGAACGAAACTCGTCATCAATCCCGTCGGTATGACCGCCAACAAGGTCAAGTTCGAAGCGACAGCGATCGTCATGGAGAGGAACTCCAGCTCAGTTTTCGACTTTCTGGCTGAAACTTTACCAGAACCACTTTTGTATGGTCATTCGACCCTCTTCGCATCGGAGTGCGTGTTGAGCGATGTGGAAAAAGAAAACGGCGTTTGCATCATAGATCTCGGCCACAGTCACACCTTCGTCGTGATATATTTCTCCTCTGTGCCGGCAAAACTACACGTGATCCCACTCGGAGTCAAGCACGTTTTGAGGGACATCTCGATAGTCCTAGGTACATCCACAGAAGAAGCGGAGAGACTGCTCAGATCAGAAGGCAGCGCGGTGTACGGTGATTCTTCTTACGCTCAACGCGCTGTGGAGTACAGAGGCTTAGATGGTAGAACCTTGAAGACGACGACCAAGGAAGAACTCGCGCGCATAATACACGCTCGATTGAGAGAAATACTCACGAAAGCTAGAAGGACTGTCAGGGAGTTCACGATACAAGCCCCAGTGAACATGGTTGGGAAGCTTCCGGGAGGCGTCGTGTTCGTGGGTGGTGGCGCCAAGATTCCGAGACTCATAGATCTAGCTTTGGATGTTTTTGAAGGACCAGCACGCGTCGGGACCTTCAACGTTGCAAATCTTTCCATACTGAACGATGAAGAAATCTCAGAAGATCCAGCATTCTGTGCGGTGCTGGGTGGTGTAGCCCAGCTTCTCAAGCATACTCAACCTGTGGCTCCAGCGAAGCAGAGCTCTTCGAAACAGAGTTTCTTCAGAAAATTGATCGAAATGTTCAAAAGTCTTTGGTGAACCTGAGGAGGCGATTCTATGCCCTTCGAGTTGAGCAAGCAGAGCAGAAGTCAAGAAACAGAAAAACCTACCAGAAAGAGAATTCCCATCATAAAAGTTGTGGGTGTTGGGGGAGCCGGCAACAACGCAGTGAACCGTATGGCGAAAATGGGTCTGAAAAACGTCGTGCTCATAGCTGTGAACACGGACGTTCAGGTCCTGGAGGAAACGGATGCGGATCTGAAGATCCAGATAGGGGAGCGCAGAACGCGCGGATTGGGCGCTGGTGGTAATCCAAAGGTCGGCGAGGAAGCGGCGATCGAGAGTTTAGATAAAATAGAGCAAGTTTTGAAGGATACCGACATGCTCTTTTTGACGGCCGGCTTCGGTGGTGGTACAGGCACCGGTGCCACACCGATCATAGCTGAAGTTGCGAGGAAGATGGGTGTGTTGACGGTCGCGGTCGTTACGACCCCGTTCTACTTCGAGGGTAAAGAGCGATGGCAAACGGCAATGGAAGGTTTAAAGAGGCTCAAGCCGAGTGTGGACACACTCATCAAAGTGTCGAACAACAAGCTCCTTGAGGAACTGCCTTCGGATGTGACAGCTGTTGAAGCGTTCGCGACGGCCGACGAAACGTTGCATCAAGGTGTGAGGGGTATATCGGAACTGATAACCAAGAGAGGTTACATCAACCTCGATTTCGCCGATGTCGAGTCGGTGATGAGGAACGCCGGCGTTGCGATGCTCGGTATAGGCATCGGAAAAGGTACAAACAGAGCAGCCGACGCTGCGAAGAGAGCGATGACGAGCAAATTGATGGAACAACCTGTAGAGAACGCAAAGGCGATCATATTGAACGTTTCTGCACCAAAAACGGTCCAACTCAGAGAACTGCACTTGGCGGCCTCGATCGTGAGACAGAGTTGCAGTGAAGATGCGGACGTCAAGTTCGGTCTGATCATCGATGACGAGTTGAAGGAAGACGAAATGAAGGTGACAGTCATAGCCACCGGTTTCGATCAAGAAGAACGGATACTCTTCCCAGAGAGCGATATCCCAGCCATATACAGGCTGGGTTTGGAGGACATACCGAATGCCTGATAAGATCAGGTACAGAAGGATCGGTGAGATACTGCTGGAAAAGGGATTGATCACGAAAGAACAACTAAACAGAGCTTTAGAAAACCAGAGACTGACAAAAAAA contains:
- a CDS encoding aminotransferase class IV — translated: MLIWKGTWLSKDEVQLNIDDPGFLYGGIAYETLRTYDLRLFAARYHYERLLTTLSHLGLELSMDYSTFREILREGVEKLKKESSIRVIVVPRGRFSAFEYEPTGCELIVYLQELRLQPLNFVKVKVSNVRKIDPSSTPSDLKVVGRTDILLAKRSKGDAYDVVMLGSHGQVCEGTFSNVFIVKKGKVITPSLDSGILPGITRLNAIKLCENLAIDVEERWVEPSELYGADEMFLTHTSRGIVPVNELDGWRRFNTELGKFLASKFEDFIKTVEENWL
- a CDS encoding DUF721 domain-containing protein; protein product: MKRLSDVFENLSKSDPLFKQLKLRLVLSDLPSVLGESLAHHCRFAGFTNGVVFFECDNDLWLTEARFMSKKIAEKLNEKLGERLVTNVVFRRGRRGH
- a CDS encoding CBS domain-containing protein, with the protein product MRVYDVMTRDVTAVTQDETVENVIKILATQSLSGLPIVAEDMRVIGFVSESDIIRAAVPGYFSLLQSTTFIPDMSQFFRTISRIKDKPIREFMAHPPLVVNENASLVHVADLMIRHNVKILPVVDEHGRLLGMITRSNVIRAAMEGYL
- a CDS encoding 1-phosphofructokinase family hexose kinase; translation: MKVVTVTLNPALDREFIIEGFTINDYHRIKDKSHMIMSPGGKGINVSIALSRLGVASVAIGILGGHTGRVLLTELNKISPLISTSFVHIDDETRENIVIVDPVNHTMTAINSPGPTVDKSAVELLLKRYEIFLSRAEIVVLSGSLPPNLEGDIYGKMTKMAKERGKMVFVDMIDEYLISALQVSVPDVIKPDVRGNPIVLGTRLNDLEDYVEAASNLVKKGCKLAVISFQLKSDVVATQNGVWLITTDEEVEPENVLGAGDAYVASMVYKKLTDKKADMAEVAKFGYAAALAKTKKLPKEMPDYEEINEAMKLCKVERLR
- the mtaB gene encoding tRNA (N(6)-L-threonylcarbamoyladenosine(37)-C(2))-methylthiotransferase MtaB, which produces MKAYVAFLGCKVNQYETELIIEQLERAGIVVSPQPINVDVCVVNTCMVTTEAERQSRQVLRKLKRLNPKAVVIAVGCYAHLNPKSLADCGADIVLGNAEKTKLTEYINNWFETRKPITFVSEPDYQIDQPVKNFLAERVRAYVKVEDGCYEFCTYCVVPIARGRKIRSKDKESVLQEVRNLVASGYKEIVITGVNLGKYGQDTGTNLAELIEYILNNVNDVFRIRLSSINVQDVSNDLVNLFKYRDKLCPHLHIPVQSGSNRILKSMNRKYTVEQAVSLFERLRSVDPDFSITTDIIVGFPGETIGDFERTLALISEVKFARVHAFKYSERPGTPASKMPQKVPSEEKDRRMKLLKELADKTAMEYRAASVGKIRTVLVEMSKNGVSHGYDEYYVRHELVSMKPGSLTKVVIRKPNGVGVVSQVVDLERNMAQ
- the gyrB gene encoding DNA topoisomerase (ATP-hydrolyzing) subunit B is translated as MVTDYRPEDIKVLKGLEAVRLRPGMYIGSTGKSGLHHLLYEIIDNSIDEVMAGACDRMKVILHSDGSAEVEDNGRGIPVEIHPDTNKSTLETVMTTLHAGGKFSNSAYKVSGGLHGVGASVVNALSELMEVWVKRNGKIYYQSYSKGRPLCEVKEIGETNERGTTVRFKPDPEIFSTTEFDPDIIESRLRELAFLNPGLTIEFEDRINDYKTKMRYSGGIKEYVSYVIKNLNSKPIHDIVYISDVHEDIKVEIAFVYTASQDEEILYSFVNNIRTIDHGTHVTAFRNVLTRLLNDYGRNLGFLRKDDVFQGEDVREGLVAVVSVLMPNPEFEGQTKGRLGSESAGTAVSKVMRDRLVEIFEVNKNLLKAILERVQEAKRAREAARKVRELVKRKSAFEGAALPGKLADCVTNDVEKSELFIVEGDSAGGSAKQARDREFQAILPLRGKILNVEKSSIQKLLSNEQIKDIIVAVGTGIGEKFDRTKLRYGKIIIMTDADIDGAHIRVLLLTFFFRYMRPLIEDGRIYIAVAPLYRVQTPNKTLYLYSDDEYHTLMKQLGSSDKVEVQRYKGLGEMNPEQLWETTMNPNTRRLIRVTIENAEEADALFEILMGEDTIERKNFIERHALKVTYLDV